In Anaerolineae bacterium, a single genomic region encodes these proteins:
- a CDS encoding YbaB/EbfC family nucleoid-associated protein gives MSKRSGKRALPMRPKLGGGGKNQIQRLQADFARIQEEMKEQTTTATAGGGVVEVVVTGEQKVKELRIDPEVVDPEDVEMLQDLIMAAVNEALDKSRAAVAEQLSSLTGGLGLEGML, from the coding sequence ATGAGCAAGCGTAGCGGCAAGCGCGCCCTGCCCATGCGGCCCAAGCTTGGTGGTGGGGGCAAGAACCAGATCCAGAGGCTGCAGGCCGACTTCGCCCGCATTCAGGAGGAGATGAAGGAACAGACCACCACGGCGACGGCCGGCGGAGGGGTAGTGGAAGTGGTGGTCACGGGAGAGCAGAAGGTCAAGGAGCTGCGCATTGACCCCGAGGTGGTGGATCCCGAGGATGTGGAGATGCTGCAGGATCTGATCATGGCTGCCGTGAATGAGGCGCTAGACAAGTCTCGCGCCGCCGTAGCCGAGCAGCTGAGCAGCCTCACTGGGGGGTTGGGCCTAGAAGGTATGCTGTAG
- the recR gene encoding recombination protein RecR yields MALLSEPIARLIDEFSRLPGIGPKTASRLTYYLLRAPKDQANALAEALVDLKERTILCARCFNVDVQSPCAICRDESRDQSIICVVEEPLDLVAIERSGRYKGLYHVLHGAISPVEGIGPEDIRARELVERLREGGVSEVLLATNPNMEGEATAMYLARLIRPLGIRVTRLARGLPMGGDLEYADEITLARALEGRSEVE; encoded by the coding sequence ATGGCACTTCTGAGCGAGCCGATCGCCAGATTGATAGATGAGTTCAGCCGTCTGCCGGGCATCGGGCCCAAGACGGCATCGCGGCTTACCTACTACCTGTTGCGGGCGCCGAAGGACCAGGCCAATGCCCTAGCGGAGGCGCTGGTAGACCTCAAGGAACGGACCATCCTGTGCGCCCGTTGCTTCAACGTGGACGTGCAGAGCCCATGCGCCATCTGTCGGGATGAGTCCAGGGACCAGAGCATCATCTGCGTGGTGGAGGAGCCACTGGACCTGGTGGCCATCGAGCGTAGCGGGCGCTACAAGGGGCTCTATCACGTGCTGCACGGCGCCATCTCGCCGGTCGAGGGTATCGGGCCGGAAGACATTCGCGCCCGCGAGTTGGTGGAGCGGCTGCGCGAGGGCGGGGTGTCTGAGGTGCTGCTGGCGACGAACCCAAACATGGAAGGCGAAGCCACGGCCATGTACCTAGCCCGGCTCATCCGCCCGCTCGGCATCCGGGTGACCAGGTTGGCCCGAGGGCTCCCCATGGGCGGGGACCTGGAGTACGCTGACGAGATAACCCTGGCCCGGGCGCTGGAGGGCCGCAGCGAGGTCGAGTAG
- a CDS encoding HAD family hydrolase, whose product MFEAVLFDLDDTLLRTETDEFIARYFAALGEYFQPLGGVEPAQFRQWVLQATRAILQREHPELTNAEAFSEEFGRLSGLDPKSLWPHFMRFYEEIYPSLGEGLEAMPGAREAVLEAQAGGRKVVVATNPLFPLSAVRARLKWAGLADVRFDLITAIENMHWAKPHPAYFREIADTLDVPAERCLVVGNDPELDIIPAQQAGMWTYLVCQGEPPGGAEPHAFGDLAGLVCMLRDT is encoded by the coding sequence ATGTTCGAGGCCGTTCTCTTCGATCTAGACGACACTCTATTGCGCACGGAGACGGACGAGTTCATCGCCCGGTACTTCGCTGCTCTGGGAGAGTATTTCCAGCCCCTCGGCGGGGTGGAGCCGGCTCAGTTTCGGCAGTGGGTGCTTCAGGCTACGAGAGCCATCCTGCAGCGCGAGCACCCTGAGCTCACCAATGCCGAGGCCTTCTCGGAGGAGTTCGGCCGGCTGAGCGGCCTGGATCCAAAGAGCCTGTGGCCTCACTTCATGCGCTTCTACGAAGAGATCTATCCCTCTCTAGGGGAGGGGCTGGAGGCGATGCCCGGGGCCCGAGAGGCGGTGCTGGAGGCTCAGGCCGGCGGCCGCAAGGTGGTCGTGGCCACTAACCCGCTGTTTCCCCTCAGTGCGGTCCGCGCTCGCCTGAAGTGGGCTGGGCTGGCGGATGTCAGGTTCGACCTGATCACGGCGATCGAGAACATGCACTGGGCCAAACCTCATCCAGCCTACTTCCGCGAGATCGCCGACACCCTCGATGTTCCGGCGGAGCGGTGCCTGGTGGTCGGCAACGACCCGGAGCTGGACATCATCCCGGCTCAGCAAGCGGGCATGTGGACCTACCTGGTCTGCCAGGGCGAGCCCCCCGGTGGCGCCGAGCCCCACGCGTTCGGGGACCTGGCTGGGCTGGTGTGCATGTTGCGTGATACGTGA
- the dapA gene encoding 4-hydroxy-tetrahydrodipicolinate synthase — MRWPSSQARITGHVSRITHHSSLVTHHVSLVKEAILARTRRLRIHGVIPAMVTPLKEDRINEPALRRLVDYLIEGGVHGLFPTGSQGEFYALTADERRQVWEVTLDQAAGRVPVYAGTGAVTTGEAVALARLAEKVGIDAISVLTPYFVTLSARELEEHYRRIAGVTALPLLLYNNPDRTGNRLSLDTVVRLAEVENIAGIKDSSGDMTLLAEYVRCTPDDFAVLAGRDTLIYGALAYGAAGAIAATANVAPALVASIYDRFRAGDTQGSLRAQRDLAPLRMAFSLGSFPVVIKEALDMLGLEAGPARPPVGPLGEAERRQLRSVLDGMGLLTGPRVAPERR, encoded by the coding sequence ATGCGTTGGCCTTCTTCCCAGGCACGTATCACTGGTCACGTGTCACGTATCACTCATCACTCGTCACTCGTCACGCATCACGTCTCACTCGTCAAGGAGGCTATCTTGGCACGCACGCGACGTCTTCGCATCCATGGCGTCATTCCAGCGATGGTCACGCCTCTCAAGGAGGACCGGATAAACGAGCCCGCCCTGCGCCGGCTGGTGGACTACCTTATCGAGGGCGGCGTCCACGGGCTGTTTCCTACTGGCAGCCAGGGGGAGTTCTATGCCCTCACGGCGGACGAGCGCCGCCAGGTATGGGAGGTGACACTGGACCAGGCGGCTGGCCGGGTGCCGGTCTACGCCGGCACTGGGGCCGTCACCACCGGTGAGGCAGTGGCTCTAGCTCGCCTGGCGGAGAAGGTAGGGATTGACGCCATCTCGGTGCTTACGCCCTACTTCGTCACCCTATCGGCGCGTGAGCTAGAGGAGCATTACCGACGCATCGCCGGCGTGACTGCCCTCCCCCTGCTGCTCTACAACAACCCTGACCGGACGGGCAACCGCCTGAGCCTGGATACCGTAGTGCGCCTGGCCGAGGTGGAAAACATAGCGGGCATCAAGGACTCCAGTGGGGACATGACCCTGCTGGCGGAGTACGTCCGCTGTACTCCCGATGACTTCGCGGTGCTGGCCGGCCGGGACACCCTCATCTACGGCGCCCTGGCCTACGGTGCCGCCGGGGCCATCGCGGCCACAGCCAACGTGGCACCGGCGCTAGTGGCTAGCATCTATGACCGCTTCCGTGCCGGCGACACTCAGGGGTCCCTCCGGGCGCAGCGCGACCTGGCGCCCCTGCGGATGGCCTTCTCGCTCGGTTCCTTCCCGGTGGTGATCAAGGAGGCACTGGACATGCTGGGGCTGGAGGCGGGGCCAGCGCGCCCGCCGGTGGGTCCGCTGGGCGAGGCCGAGCGCCGTCAGCTCCGCTCGGTGCTGGACGGCATGGGGCTGCTGACCGGGCCACGGGTGGCGCCCGAGAGAAGGTAA
- a CDS encoding penicillin-binding protein yields the protein MPRTWRLSLGVAAALGIAFVATAAAVLWDLPDPWRLLERAPAASVLIYDRNGVVLYEALPVHGGRSRPLSLADAPPYLIQATLATEDAGFYRHPGVDLVGVARALYYSVRSGRVVAGGSTITQQVARNLLLPEDRYERTLRRKLREAVLALIIEAGRSKDEILELYLNSTFYGRLSYGAEAASLAFFGKPLASLDLAECAFLAGLPQAPSLYAPEAGDAWRGRQRVVLDLMVRQGFITAEEAAMAAREPLRFVAAGGLRVYTTLDLASQEQARLVVERCLESVNRDPRVHVSNAAVLALDLSDGAIRVMIGSADYFDDSIAGAVNATLAPRQPGSAIKPLTYAAAFEAGYTPASMMLDVPSTFITAEGEPYVPVNFDFTYRGPVLLREALGSSYNVVAVRLLDAVGLPALQDMARRLGVVSLGTADRLGLAATLGGTEVSLLELTRAYAAFGRGGRPVEPYAILRVTDDRGQLLWEAARHDPQPVISPQVAYLITDILKDDKARIPTFGEGSVLALSRPAAVKTGTTTDSRDNWTVGYTPQMVVGVWAGNSDGSGMGPVSGVEGAAPIWRGVMEALHRGMPEQDFVEPPGLVRAEVCALSGLLPGPDCPHRRLELFIAGTEPERQCDLHRLIPDDEGQDGSAGGAEGHVAAVLPEEAQAWADARGFPRAPALEVATEVPPAVRLVQPDPHRVYELAADLPLSSQRVAVEASVPAGVPVRTVRLMVDGQVLAQLDRPPYRVLWLLEPGEHVFAAEVETEQGKVWTSDPVPVTVARGGAQPEASR from the coding sequence GTGCCCCGCACCTGGCGGCTGAGCCTAGGCGTGGCGGCAGCCCTCGGAATCGCCTTCGTGGCGACGGCCGCTGCCGTTCTATGGGACCTACCCGACCCTTGGCGCCTGCTCGAACGGGCGCCGGCCGCCAGCGTGCTCATCTACGACCGCAACGGCGTGGTCCTGTACGAGGCGCTGCCCGTTCACGGCGGACGGAGCCGTCCCCTGTCGCTAGCGGACGCCCCTCCCTATCTCATCCAGGCCACCCTGGCCACCGAGGATGCCGGCTTCTACCGGCATCCGGGGGTGGACCTGGTAGGAGTAGCCCGGGCCCTCTACTACAGCGTGCGCAGCGGGCGGGTGGTGGCTGGCGGAAGCACCATCACCCAGCAGGTAGCTCGCAACTTGCTGTTGCCCGAGGACCGGTACGAGCGGACCCTGCGCCGGAAGCTGCGGGAGGCGGTACTGGCCCTCATCATCGAGGCGGGGCGTAGCAAGGACGAGATCCTGGAGCTGTACCTCAACAGCACCTTCTACGGTCGGCTGTCTTACGGCGCCGAGGCCGCCAGCCTGGCGTTCTTCGGCAAGCCCCTTGCCTCTCTGGACCTGGCCGAGTGCGCCTTCCTGGCCGGGCTGCCCCAGGCCCCCAGCCTCTACGCCCCCGAGGCTGGCGACGCCTGGCGGGGCCGGCAGCGGGTGGTGCTGGACCTGATGGTCCGGCAGGGCTTCATCACTGCTGAGGAGGCCGCCATGGCGGCGCGAGAGCCCCTGCGCTTCGTGGCCGCCGGTGGCCTGCGCGTGTACACCACCCTCGACCTAGCCTCCCAGGAACAGGCGCGACTGGTGGTCGAGCGCTGCCTGGAGTCGGTGAACCGGGACCCCAGAGTGCATGTAAGCAACGCTGCCGTACTGGCGCTGGATCTTTCGGATGGCGCCATCCGAGTGATGATAGGGAGCGCCGATTACTTTGACGACAGCATTGCCGGGGCGGTGAACGCGACACTGGCGCCGCGACAGCCCGGCTCCGCCATCAAGCCTCTGACCTACGCCGCCGCCTTCGAAGCTGGCTACACCCCCGCCAGCATGATGCTGGACGTGCCTTCCACCTTCATCACGGCGGAAGGGGAACCGTACGTGCCTGTCAACTTCGACTTCACCTACCGGGGGCCGGTCCTGCTGCGGGAGGCACTGGGGTCCTCCTATAACGTGGTCGCGGTTAGGCTACTGGATGCAGTGGGGCTGCCGGCCCTGCAGGACATGGCCCGGCGGTTGGGGGTAGTCTCCTTGGGCACCGCCGATCGACTGGGGCTGGCGGCCACGCTGGGGGGGACAGAGGTGAGCCTGTTGGAGCTCACCCGGGCTTACGCGGCGTTTGGCCGAGGCGGCCGGCCGGTCGAGCCCTATGCCATTCTTCGGGTGACGGACGACCGGGGGCAATTGCTGTGGGAAGCGGCGAGGCACGACCCCCAGCCGGTCATCAGCCCTCAAGTTGCCTACCTCATTACCGATATCCTTAAGGACGATAAGGCTCGCATCCCCACCTTCGGCGAGGGGAGCGTGCTGGCGCTGTCGCGTCCGGCGGCGGTGAAGACGGGTACCACCACCGATAGCCGAGACAACTGGACCGTCGGCTACACGCCCCAGATGGTGGTGGGGGTATGGGCGGGCAACAGCGATGGCTCCGGTATGGGGCCGGTCTCGGGCGTGGAGGGAGCGGCCCCCATCTGGCGCGGAGTGATGGAGGCGCTCCATCGAGGAATGCCTGAGCAGGACTTCGTTGAGCCTCCCGGCCTGGTGCGGGCAGAGGTGTGCGCCCTCAGCGGGTTGTTGCCCGGCCCGGACTGCCCCCATCGCCGGCTCGAGCTATTCATTGCCGGCACTGAGCCCGAGAGGCAGTGTGACCTGCACCGGCTGATCCCGGATGACGAGGGCCAGGACGGCAGCGCCGGTGGGGCCGAGGGGCACGTGGCCGCCGTCCTGCCTGAGGAGGCCCAGGCGTGGGCCGACGCGCGTGGGTTCCCCCGGGCTCCGGCGCTTGAGGTCGCTACCGAGGTGCCGCCGGCGGTACGGCTGGTGCAGCCAGACCCTCACCGCGTGTACGAGCTGGCCGCCGACCTGCCCCTCAGCAGCCAGCGGGTGGCGGTAGAGGCTAGCGTGCCCGCCGGCGTCCCGGTGCGCACTGTGCGGCTCATGGTGGATGGGCAGGTGTTGGCGCAGCTAGATCGCCCTCCGTATCGGGTCCTGTGGCTCTTGGAGCCAGGCGAGCACGTCTTCGCAGCTGAGGTAGAGACAGAACAGGGAAAGGTGTGGACATCCGACCCAGTTCCGGTTACCGTGGCTCGAGGTGGAGCCCAGCCCGAGGCGTCTCGTTGA